The following are from one region of the Eubacterium sp. MSJ-33 genome:
- a CDS encoding deoxyguanosinetriphosphate triphosphohydrolase, whose protein sequence is MIVRECLEKREHEIFRPCACFADESKGRDRAEEKCDLRTEFQRDRDRIIHSKSFRRMKHKTQVFLSPGGDHYRTRLTHTLEVAQIGRTIARSLYLNEDLVEAIALGHDLGHTPFGHVGERALSKYTTKPFCHNEQSIRVVERLEKNGKGLNLTWEVRDGILNHRSRCVPATLEGKIVRLSDKIAYVNHDIDDGIRAGILTEDMLPAACTNLLGHNTRDRINTLIHTVVTASTDIDDIILPQEYQEAFQELRKFMFQDLYTNPVAKSEEVKAERLIGMLYEEFMGHEERLPEEYRMFIEQGELKETVICDYIAGMTDNYAIDMAKKIFIPKSWSKE, encoded by the coding sequence TTGATCGTTCGGGAGTGTCTGGAAAAAAGAGAACACGAGATCTTTCGACCATGTGCATGTTTTGCAGATGAATCGAAAGGAAGAGACAGGGCAGAAGAAAAATGTGATTTGCGCACGGAATTTCAGCGGGATCGGGATCGAATTATACATTCGAAATCATTTCGGCGCATGAAACATAAGACGCAGGTATTCCTGTCACCGGGAGGAGATCATTATCGGACAAGATTGACGCATACCCTGGAGGTTGCACAGATTGGCAGAACGATTGCCAGAAGTCTGTATCTGAATGAAGATCTGGTAGAGGCAATTGCGCTTGGACATGATTTGGGACATACGCCATTTGGACACGTTGGGGAGCGTGCGTTATCGAAATATACAACAAAACCGTTTTGCCACAATGAACAGAGCATACGTGTGGTAGAACGATTAGAGAAAAATGGAAAAGGCCTGAATTTGACATGGGAAGTTCGAGATGGAATACTGAATCATAGAAGCAGATGTGTTCCGGCAACACTCGAGGGAAAGATTGTTCGACTTTCGGATAAAATTGCGTATGTAAATCATGACATAGATGATGGTATCCGGGCGGGGATTTTGACAGAGGATATGCTGCCTGCGGCTTGTACAAATCTTCTTGGACATAATACCCGGGATCGAATCAATACGCTTATACATACGGTGGTTACTGCGAGTACAGACATAGACGATATTATATTACCGCAGGAATATCAGGAAGCATTTCAAGAACTTCGCAAATTCATGTTTCAGGATTTATATACGAATCCGGTTGCAAAAAGTGAAGAGGTGAAAGCGGAACGTCTGATTGGTATGTTGTATGAGGAATTCATGGGGCATGAAGAAAGGCTTCCGGAAGAATATAGGATGTTTATTGAGCAGGGAGAATTGAAAGAGACAGTCATCTGCGATTATATTGCCGGGATGACTGATAATTATGCGATTGATATGGCGAAGAAAATCTTTATTCCAAAATCGTGGAGCAAGGAATAA
- a CDS encoding peptidylprolyl isomerase — translation MKLKKAIKRFVVGLLTAAMLTGCSNGLSKDKNALTKAGGMSQEDASKTKAMVIGDYDIYMDELMFYAMQYLMMNKGTEAAVKANPDTCKDGVLSLVRTTKILYDVTQHNDVELTDDDKEKIITTIENFKSKVPQALRDKYGISDEVIERAFTEQTYVSKFENDIRNDMGKKATTDIQEKCKDYNFMVLKYIVFPIVETDENDNPATDTDGSYIALPEDEKKDAYANAQKMIEELENGGDVDELLTKYGVDKYSQEMSGYVGAFSENMNKQLENLKAGECSEITENDLGYIVLYVKTDHDQDLLDSYAYAVASDVVDDQFESLEQQWLSTIEVDTEKDMEGTVWADYDLSYLAADLENNNLIQ, via the coding sequence ATGAAATTAAAAAAGGCAATAAAAAGATTCGTGGTTGGACTACTGACAGCTGCGATGCTGACCGGTTGCTCGAATGGATTGAGTAAAGACAAGAACGCTTTGACAAAGGCTGGTGGGATGTCTCAGGAAGATGCTTCGAAGACGAAGGCTATGGTAATCGGAGATTACGACATCTATATGGATGAATTGATGTTCTATGCGATGCAGTATTTAATGATGAACAAGGGTACAGAGGCTGCAGTAAAAGCAAATCCGGATACTTGCAAGGATGGTGTCCTGTCTTTGGTTCGAACGACAAAAATCCTGTATGATGTAACACAGCATAATGATGTGGAACTGACAGATGACGATAAAGAAAAGATTATTACAACAATCGAAAACTTTAAGAGTAAGGTGCCGCAGGCGCTTCGAGATAAATATGGTATCTCTGATGAAGTGATTGAACGAGCATTTACAGAGCAGACATATGTATCAAAGTTCGAAAATGATATTCGAAACGATATGGGTAAGAAAGCAACCACTGATATTCAGGAGAAGTGCAAAGATTACAATTTTATGGTGTTGAAATATATCGTGTTCCCGATTGTTGAGACGGATGAGAACGATAATCCTGCAACCGATACAGACGGCAGCTATATTGCATTGCCGGAGGACGAGAAGAAGGATGCTTATGCGAATGCCCAGAAGATGATTGAAGAATTGGAAAATGGTGGGGACGTTGATGAGCTTTTGACAAAGTATGGAGTCGACAAATATAGTCAGGAGATGTCCGGCTATGTTGGTGCGTTTTCTGAGAATATGAACAAACAGCTGGAGAATCTGAAAGCCGGTGAATGTTCTGAAATCACAGAGAATGATCTTGGATATATTGTCTTGTATGTGAAGACAGATCATGATCAGGATCTGCTTGACAGTTATGCGTATGCAGTTGCATCTGATGTAGTGGATGATCAGTTTGAAAGTCTGGAACAGCAGTGGCTCAGCACAATAGAGGTAGATACGGAGAAGGATATGGAAGGAACTGTATGGGCGGATTATGACCTTTCTTATCTGGCTGCGGATCTTGAGAATAATAATTTGATTCAGTAA
- a CDS encoding carbohydrate ABC transporter permease, with protein MAKKSADIDASYSAKIRGIKIFRTIICVLLCIMSILPFYIMLINATLDSDTIKAGLHLLPKSNAFSQLSTNFKNLNAKASGVGTSVWGAMLHSAIISVPVTILQVYISTLTAYGLTVYNFKLKNAAHSFIMAIMMIPAQVSIIGFMQFMIKIGLYDSYWPLIIPAAAAPSTYFFMKQYMQTGFSVEIVEAARIDGSGEFSTFNKIALPLMKPAMATQAIFAFIGSWNNLYTPSMILTDTAKKTLPMFIMALRSEQFRSDYGIIYLGLCLTVLPIFVVYFALSKYIIAGVALGGVKE; from the coding sequence ATGGCTAAAAAATCAGCAGATATAGATGCAAGTTACTCAGCTAAGATAAGAGGCATTAAGATCTTCAGAACGATTATTTGCGTACTCTTGTGTATTATGAGTATTTTACCATTCTACATTATGTTAATTAATGCAACACTTGATTCAGACACAATCAAGGCAGGATTGCATTTGTTACCAAAGTCGAATGCGTTTTCACAGCTTTCAACAAACTTTAAGAATTTGAATGCAAAGGCATCAGGAGTTGGTACTTCTGTATGGGGCGCTATGCTTCACAGTGCGATCATCTCTGTTCCTGTAACAATTCTTCAGGTTTATATTTCAACATTGACTGCATATGGTCTGACAGTATATAACTTCAAGCTGAAGAATGCTGCTCATTCCTTCATTATGGCTATCATGATGATTCCTGCACAGGTATCTATCATCGGTTTCATGCAGTTCATGATTAAGATTGGTCTTTATGATTCATATTGGCCACTGATTATTCCTGCAGCTGCAGCTCCATCTACATATTTCTTCATGAAGCAGTATATGCAGACAGGATTCTCAGTAGAAATTGTTGAGGCAGCAAGAATTGATGGTTCTGGTGAGTTCTCTACATTTAACAAGATTGCATTGCCTTTGATGAAGCCGGCTATGGCTACACAGGCTATCTTTGCTTTCATTGGTTCATGGAACAACCTGTACACACCATCCATGATTTTGACAGATACAGCGAAGAAGACATTGCCTATGTTTATTATGGCACTTCGTTCAGAACAGTTCAGGTCTGACTATGGTATTATCTACCTTGGTCTGTGTCTGACGGTATTGCCAATCTTCGTCGTATACTTTGCATTGTCAAAGTACATCATTGCCGGTGTTGCTCTTGGTGGTGTAAAGGAGTAA
- a CDS encoding carbohydrate ABC transporter permease, whose amino-acid sequence MKRKTVEYGKYGYFFILPFFLVYFLFQLYPLIYTVYLSFVEYYQVKLGKFQGPNFNGIKNYILVLSDAKKGADGKLVVTHWFNNKAVQSIGNTIKIWVLNFIPQMLLALLLASWFTDTVVKLKGQGAFKIMMFMPNIITASSIAVLFYSLFSANGPIAQLIGDRHIMESPGKTVGLIAFMQFWMWYGNTMIVLIAGILGINPSLYEAAMVDGASGKQQFFYITLPLLKPIIQFSLVTSCIGGLQMYDIPSLFNVDASFNGMPNFASETITMWIKFLGFTSKDYGKAAAASMVLFVVTMIISLLFFALTKEREPKQRHAVVR is encoded by the coding sequence ATGAAGAGAAAAACAGTCGAATATGGCAAGTATGGATATTTCTTCATTCTGCCATTCTTCTTAGTTTATTTTTTGTTCCAGCTGTATCCGTTGATTTACACAGTATACCTTAGCTTTGTAGAGTATTATCAGGTTAAACTTGGCAAGTTCCAGGGACCAAACTTCAATGGTATTAAGAACTATATCCTCGTTCTTTCTGATGCAAAGAAGGGTGCTGATGGTAAGCTGGTTGTAACCCATTGGTTTAACAACAAAGCCGTGCAGTCTATCGGTAACACGATTAAGATCTGGGTTCTGAACTTTATTCCTCAGATGCTGTTAGCTTTGCTTCTGGCTTCTTGGTTTACAGATACAGTCGTAAAACTCAAAGGACAGGGCGCTTTCAAGATTATGATGTTCATGCCGAATATCATTACAGCATCTTCTATCGCCGTATTGTTCTACAGTTTGTTTAGTGCAAACGGTCCAATCGCACAGTTGATTGGAGACAGACATATCATGGAGAGCCCGGGAAAGACAGTCGGATTGATTGCTTTCATGCAGTTCTGGATGTGGTATGGTAATACGATGATTGTATTGATTGCAGGTATTCTGGGTATTAACCCTTCGCTTTACGAAGCAGCCATGGTGGATGGTGCAAGTGGAAAACAGCAGTTCTTCTACATCACACTTCCATTGTTGAAGCCGATTATTCAGTTCAGTTTGGTTACATCATGTATCGGTGGTTTGCAGATGTACGATATTCCGTCACTGTTCAATGTCGATGCATCCTTCAACGGTATGCCAAACTTCGCATCTGAGACAATTACCATGTGGATTAAGTTCCTTGGATTCACGTCGAAGGATTATGGTAAGGCAGCAGCGGCGTCTATGGTATTGTTCGTAGTTACAATGATAATCAGTCTTTTGTTCTTCGCTCTTACAAAAGAGAGAGAACCAAAGCAGAGACATGCTGTAGTAAGATAA
- a CDS encoding ABC transporter substrate-binding protein, which yields MKKFKKAVALSLALAMGLSLVACGDKKEETTTEAPTTEAATTEAATDDATADDASASNAEVALPMPAEDSDPIYCYSWNTEFGERLQYVKDKYPQYADLIKYENLGLGGGSDEYKTAIENAIATGGEKVPSIIACDDAVAKYFLASDAIVPVEDLGITADMYSGAYQYTIDYATIDGKLKGMCWQATPGCFIYRTDIAEEVFGTADPDDIQQKVKDWDTFLATAEELKKADYKILSGPGDAKTPIIDNKAKPWVEGDTVNFDDAYVEYMEFAKKLYDGEYTNNNAAWTDGWFADVTGDVFGWFGCTWFLYWTLGAQAEGTDIEGKFNMCQGPVSYHWGGTYLGVTDACPNKELAALVMYTLCADEDVLYKLSAETLDYVNNKNVMQKITDDGKGASKVLGGEDPVPVFMANAEKIDVKNATEYDSTMNGFLDNASGSYNSGEIATIDEAVEAVKSSIRDAYQNLTVE from the coding sequence GTGAAAAAGTTTAAGAAAGCCGTAGCATTGTCTTTGGCACTTGCAATGGGTCTTTCACTTGTAGCTTGTGGCGACAAGAAGGAAGAGACAACAACAGAGGCTCCAACAACAGAGGCAGCAACAACAGAGGCAGCAACAGATGACGCAACAGCAGATGATGCTTCAGCATCAAACGCAGAGGTTGCACTTCCAATGCCGGCAGAAGATAGCGATCCTATTTACTGCTACTCATGGAACACAGAGTTTGGTGAGAGACTTCAGTATGTAAAGGATAAGTATCCTCAGTATGCTGACCTCATCAAGTATGAGAACCTTGGTCTCGGCGGTGGTTCTGACGAGTACAAGACAGCTATCGAGAACGCTATCGCAACTGGTGGTGAGAAGGTTCCTTCTATCATCGCTTGTGATGATGCTGTAGCTAAGTACTTCTTGGCTTCAGATGCTATCGTACCTGTTGAAGATCTTGGTATCACAGCAGATATGTACTCAGGTGCTTATCAGTATACAATTGACTACGCTACAATCGATGGCAAACTCAAGGGTATGTGCTGGCAGGCAACACCTGGATGTTTCATCTACAGAACAGATATCGCTGAAGAAGTATTCGGAACAGCAGATCCTGATGATATCCAGCAGAAGGTTAAGGATTGGGATACATTCCTTGCTACAGCAGAAGAGCTGAAGAAAGCTGATTACAAGATTCTTTCTGGCCCTGGCGATGCTAAGACACCTATCATTGACAACAAGGCTAAGCCATGGGTAGAGGGTGACACAGTAAACTTCGATGATGCTTATGTTGAGTACATGGAGTTCGCTAAGAAGCTTTACGATGGTGAATACACAAACAACAACGCTGCATGGACAGATGGCTGGTTCGCAGATGTAACTGGTGATGTATTTGGATGGTTCGGTTGTACATGGTTCCTGTACTGGACACTTGGTGCTCAGGCAGAGGGTACAGATATCGAAGGTAAGTTCAACATGTGCCAGGGCCCTGTTTCTTACCACTGGGGCGGTACATATCTTGGTGTAACAGATGCTTGTCCTAACAAGGAACTTGCTGCACTTGTTATGTATACACTGTGTGCTGATGAGGATGTTCTTTACAAGCTTTCAGCAGAGACACTTGACTATGTAAACAACAAGAACGTAATGCAGAAGATTACAGATGACGGTAAGGGCGCTTCTAAGGTACTTGGCGGCGAGGATCCAGTTCCTGTATTCATGGCTAACGCTGAGAAGATCGACGTTAAGAACGCTACAGAGTACGATTCAACAATGAACGGTTTCCTTGATAATGCTTCAGGATCTTACAACTCAGGCGAGATTGCTACAATCGATGAGGCTGTTGAGGCTGTTAAGTCTTCTATCAGAGATGCATATCAGAACCTTACAGTAGAGTAA
- a CDS encoding alpha/beta fold hydrolase, which produces MEHQKETENGKETGKKLQGPNLAQVQRGKKKTFKGFLHKFFKVILILLIVILVVNVLIITGVYINHNNKLADERGYLQAPGEMVEVDGHKLHTVVAGNLEAEDTLVFIHSNGITDDSIALQPLFAKLQDYRLAYVDRSGYGFSENAKTGKDIDSIVEETRQALKKAGVEGPYILVPNGIAGLEATYWADKYPEEVKAVVGINISIAEEFDGITEEQYCGVLNYLMTLFSKIGGHRFVKSVYPENIGAVYTEKQMVVRKALISKGFYTSGMYEEDLQTIANAKKVEEMGWPENTPMLFILANPLMEPYINDDSDVKEEYDAALEEVYGTDTDALAQGKAEVGYVEEFNTDKKVIYEKYKNVAVEEISGPSRLYTYDPETVAQKIRDFVQELDK; this is translated from the coding sequence ATGGAACATCAAAAAGAGACCGAAAACGGGAAAGAAACGGGAAAGAAGCTGCAGGGACCGAATCTGGCACAGGTGCAGCGGGGGAAGAAGAAAACCTTCAAAGGATTTTTGCATAAATTTTTCAAGGTGATTCTGATATTGCTGATTGTGATATTGGTTGTAAATGTACTTATCATCACCGGCGTTTATATCAATCATAATAATAAACTGGCGGATGAACGCGGATATCTGCAGGCACCCGGAGAGATGGTAGAAGTTGACGGACATAAGCTGCATACAGTTGTTGCGGGAAATCTGGAAGCGGAAGATACACTCGTGTTTATTCACAGCAACGGAATCACCGATGATTCGATTGCGTTGCAACCGTTGTTTGCGAAGCTTCAGGATTACAGGCTTGCGTATGTGGATCGGAGTGGATATGGATTCAGTGAGAATGCAAAGACAGGAAAAGATATTGACAGTATTGTGGAAGAGACAAGACAGGCGCTGAAGAAAGCCGGTGTTGAGGGTCCGTATATTCTTGTTCCGAATGGAATTGCCGGACTGGAAGCCACATATTGGGCGGATAAGTATCCGGAAGAAGTGAAGGCGGTCGTTGGAATCAATATTTCCATTGCGGAGGAGTTTGATGGAATCACAGAGGAGCAGTATTGCGGTGTGCTGAATTATCTGATGACACTGTTCTCGAAGATCGGCGGCCATCGTTTTGTAAAAAGTGTATATCCGGAAAATATCGGTGCGGTTTATACAGAAAAACAGATGGTAGTCAGAAAAGCACTGATCTCAAAAGGATTCTATACATCTGGTATGTATGAAGAAGACTTACAGACGATTGCGAATGCAAAGAAGGTGGAAGAGATGGGCTGGCCGGAGAATACACCGATGCTGTTTATTCTTGCCAACCCACTGATGGAACCATATATTAATGATGATTCAGATGTAAAAGAAGAGTACGATGCGGCCTTAGAAGAAGTGTATGGTACAGATACGGATGCACTTGCGCAGGGAAAAGCAGAAGTGGGATATGTGGAAGAGTTTAATACGGACAAAAAAGTAATCTATGAGAAATATAAGAATGTTGCTGTTGAAGAGATCTCCGGACCTTCCAGATTATACACGTACGATCCGGAAACAGTTGCACAGAAAATCCGTGATTTTGTACAAGAGTTAGACAAGTAA
- a CDS encoding ABC-F family ATP-binding cassette domain-containing protein: protein MISANNVTLRLGKRALFEDVNIKFTEGNCYGLIGANGAGKSTFLKILSGELEPTNGEVIMNDGERLSVLQQDHFKYDEYMVLDTVIMGNKRLYDIMKEKDAIYAKEDFSDEDGIRASELEAEFAEMDGWNAESDAATLLNGLGVDTDIHYKMMSELDGNLKVKVLLAQALFGNPDVLLLDEPTNHLDLDAIAWLEEFLINFENTVIVVSHDRYFLNKVCTHIADIDYAKIQLYAGNYDFWYESSQLMIKQMKEANKKKEEKIKELQEFIQRFSANASKSKQATSRKRALEKIQLDEIRPSSRKYPYIDFRPKREIGNEVLTVSNISKTIDGVKVLDNISFTVGHDDKIAFVGPNTIATTTLFRILAGEEEPDEGSYKWGVTTSQGYFPKDNTKEFDNDLVIADWLAQYSDDKDATYVRGFLGRMLFAGEDGVKKVKVLSGGEKVRCLLSKLMIMGSNVLILDEPTNHLDMESITALNNGLIKFPGVCLFACQDHQFVQTTANRIMELTNTGLIDKQTTYDEYLANDELARKRQVMNMASDDQD from the coding sequence ATGATTAGTGCAAATAATGTAACCCTGCGGCTTGGAAAGCGGGCTTTGTTTGAGGATGTTAATATTAAGTTTACAGAAGGAAATTGTTATGGGCTGATTGGCGCAAACGGTGCCGGTAAATCTACATTCCTGAAGATTCTTTCCGGCGAACTCGAACCGACAAACGGTGAAGTTATCATGAATGATGGTGAACGTTTGTCTGTCCTGCAGCAGGACCACTTCAAATATGACGAATATATGGTATTAGATACCGTTATTATGGGTAATAAGCGCCTGTATGACATTATGAAAGAAAAGGATGCCATCTATGCCAAAGAAGATTTCTCGGATGAAGACGGTATCCGTGCATCGGAGCTAGAGGCGGAGTTTGCCGAGATGGATGGCTGGAACGCAGAGAGTGATGCGGCGACTCTTCTGAATGGACTCGGTGTCGATACAGATATTCATTACAAGATGATGAGTGAACTTGATGGTAACCTGAAAGTGAAGGTGCTTTTGGCACAGGCACTTTTTGGCAACCCGGATGTCCTGCTTTTGGACGAGCCGACGAACCATTTGGATCTCGATGCTATTGCATGGTTAGAAGAATTCTTGATTAACTTTGAGAATACGGTTATTGTTGTATCCCATGACCGTTATTTCCTGAACAAGGTATGTACACATATCGCAGATATCGATTATGCGAAGATTCAGCTTTATGCAGGTAACTATGACTTCTGGTATGAGAGCAGCCAGCTTATGATTAAGCAGATGAAGGAAGCAAACAAGAAGAAAGAAGAGAAGATCAAGGAATTGCAGGAATTTATTCAGCGGTTCTCCGCAAACGCTTCAAAGTCCAAACAGGCAACTTCCAGAAAGAGGGCGTTGGAGAAGATTCAGCTTGATGAGATCCGCCCATCGAGCCGAAAATATCCATACATTGATTTCCGTCCAAAGAGAGAGATTGGAAACGAGGTGCTTACTGTATCGAACATTTCCAAGACAATTGATGGCGTAAAGGTGCTTGACAACATTTCGTTTACAGTCGGGCATGATGATAAGATTGCATTTGTCGGACCAAACACGATTGCAACGACAACACTGTTCCGTATTCTTGCCGGAGAGGAAGAACCGGATGAAGGAAGCTACAAGTGGGGCGTTACGACATCACAGGGATATTTTCCGAAAGATAATACGAAGGAGTTTGATAACGATCTTGTGATTGCGGACTGGCTGGCACAGTATTCGGATGATAAGGATGCAACCTATGTACGTGGATTCCTTGGCAGAATGTTGTTTGCCGGTGAGGACGGCGTGAAGAAGGTCAAGGTGCTTTCTGGTGGCGAGAAAGTGCGTTGTCTGCTGTCGAAGCTTATGATTATGGGCTCCAATGTGTTGATTCTCGATGAACCGACAAACCATCTGGATATGGAGAGTATCACGGCATTAAATAATGGACTGATTAAGTTCCCGGGTGTCTGTCTTTTTGCATGCCAGGACCACCAGTTTGTACAGACAACAGCGAACCGCATTATGGAACTTACGAATACGGGATTGATTGACAAGCAGACAACTTACGACGAATACCTAGCAAACGATGAACTTGCAAGAAAACGTCAGGTTATGAATATGGCAAGTGATGATCAGGATTGA
- a CDS encoding zinc dependent phospholipase C family protein, producing MRKKSHISLTKGVVHGLSAEQRFGHHFSLYVGSILPDCTPSFLTRRHCIDDTFDVCEKKMLGFLKHYKTKKKGVSISSSIRMGVILHYIADYFTYPHNSHYPGSLKDHCVYEEDLKHRIRSFVRHRYESGEMQYDERMLPTICSFQELLDYIKEKHERYMHDRGDVNLDCAYSYIVSLAVMHSLLQLATGAA from the coding sequence ATGCGTAAGAAGTCACACATATCACTAACAAAGGGTGTTGTACACGGGTTGTCCGCAGAACAGCGATTTGGGCATCATTTTTCCCTGTATGTAGGAAGTATACTTCCGGATTGCACACCTTCTTTTTTGACAAGACGTCATTGTATCGATGATACGTTTGATGTGTGTGAAAAGAAGATGCTTGGATTCTTGAAGCATTATAAGACAAAGAAAAAAGGTGTTTCGATTTCATCGAGTATCCGGATGGGTGTGATCCTGCATTACATTGCGGATTACTTTACATATCCACATAATTCACATTATCCGGGAAGTTTGAAGGACCACTGTGTATATGAGGAGGATTTGAAACACCGGATTCGAAGCTTTGTCCGCCATCGGTATGAAAGCGGAGAGATGCAGTATGATGAAAGGATGCTGCCGACAATCTGCTCATTTCAGGAATTGCTTGATTATATTAAAGAAAAACACGAGCGTTATATGCATGACCGGGGTGATGTAAATCTGGATTGTGCATATTCGTATATTGTGAGTCTGGCAGTGATGCATTCGTTGTTGCAGCTAGCGACTGGTGCGGCATAA
- a CDS encoding glycosyltransferase family 2 protein, translating to MLSVVLPAYNEEKMIKKAAGTIGNILKNEEIDYEIVFVDDGSKDGTWREIESAGKEDEHVNGVRFSRNFGKESAMMAGLENADGDCVVVMDCDLQHPPETIVEMYRLWQQGYEVVEGVKRTRGRESVFHKMSAGLFYRMISKAVKIDMSHASDFKLLDRRAVEALLEMPERNAFFRALSSWIGFRSISVEFDVRDREIGESKWSTKSLIRYAISNIVSFSSAPMTVVTITGILGLLFAVILGIQTLVNYFSGHAVEGFTTVILIILIMGSLILMGLGIIGYYIAKIYEEVKCRPRYIISKKTGKHMTWEKRR from the coding sequence ATGTTATCAGTAGTGTTACCTGCCTACAACGAAGAAAAAATGATTAAGAAAGCGGCAGGAACGATAGGGAATATTTTAAAAAATGAAGAGATTGATTATGAAATAGTATTTGTGGATGATGGCTCAAAGGATGGAACCTGGAGAGAAATTGAGAGTGCCGGGAAAGAAGATGAGCATGTAAACGGTGTTCGTTTCTCCAGAAATTTTGGCAAGGAATCTGCAATGATGGCAGGGCTTGAGAATGCGGACGGTGACTGCGTGGTTGTGATGGATTGTGATCTGCAGCATCCACCGGAGACAATCGTAGAGATGTATCGGCTGTGGCAGCAGGGATATGAAGTTGTGGAAGGTGTGAAGAGAACGCGCGGCAGAGAAAGTGTTTTTCACAAAATGAGTGCAGGACTCTTCTACAGGATGATCTCGAAAGCTGTGAAGATTGATATGTCTCATGCATCTGATTTTAAGCTGCTTGACCGGCGTGCGGTAGAAGCATTGCTGGAGATGCCGGAACGGAATGCGTTTTTCCGGGCGCTTTCATCGTGGATCGGATTCCGGTCCATATCGGTGGAGTTTGATGTCCGGGATCGTGAGATTGGCGAATCGAAATGGTCGACAAAATCTCTGATCCGTTATGCGATTTCAAATATTGTTTCATTTTCCTCTGCACCGATGACGGTGGTAACAATTACCGGTATACTTGGACTCTTGTTTGCGGTTATACTGGGGATACAGACACTTGTAAATTATTTTTCCGGCCATGCAGTAGAGGGTTTCACGACAGTGATTTTGATTATACTGATTATGGGAAGCCTGATTCTTATGGGGCTTGGGATTATTGGTTATTATATAGCGAAAATCTACGAGGAGGTTAAATGCCGCCCACGCTATATTATTTCAAAAAAGACCGGGAAACACATGACCTGGGAAAAACGTAGGTAA